The Apibacter raozihei genome contains a region encoding:
- a CDS encoding HesB/IscA family protein, giving the protein MIKVSLEAKKKIIGLMEDDGFDYSKDFVRVGVESGGCSGLSYKLSFDHNQNPEDKLFEDNGVKILVDKKSFLYLIGTTLEYSGGLNGKGFIFNNPNAQRTCGCGESFAV; this is encoded by the coding sequence ATGATAAAAGTATCTCTAGAAGCAAAGAAAAAAATCATTGGATTAATGGAAGATGATGGCTTTGATTACTCTAAAGATTTTGTAAGAGTAGGAGTGGAAAGTGGTGGTTGTTCCGGATTATCGTATAAGTTAAGTTTTGATCATAATCAAAATCCGGAAGATAAACTATTTGAAGATAATGGTGTCAAGATTTTAGTAGATAAAAAATCATTTCTATATTTAATAGGCACTACCTTAGAATATTCAGGAGGTTTGAATGGCAAAGGATTTATTTTCAATAATCCAAATGCACAAAGAACTTGCGGATGCGGTGAAAGTTTTGCCGTTTAG
- a CDS encoding alpha/beta fold hydrolase: protein MLYFTEKGKGKAVVLLHGFLENSRMWKYFQDELSKRYRVIAIDLPGHGKSSTNSKDVNRMEYMAEKVNEVLEYLHLDEVVIIGHSMGGYVALAFADQFKYKVQGLGLFYSTTLPDDEAKKEQRLKAAEVVVKNPKEFFRLSIPNLFAQKEVPNLSEEIQQAVSWAEESSLTGISAALKGMRLRQDRTDVVRDLDKPVLIITGEFDNAIKNAELKKSIQDFQNVSLYELPTGHMGMLEAPKESLEIIQQWLQGVK from the coding sequence ATGTTATATTTTACAGAAAAAGGTAAGGGTAAGGCTGTAGTATTGTTGCATGGTTTTTTGGAAAATTCCAGAATGTGGAAATATTTTCAGGATGAACTGTCAAAAAGATACCGGGTAATAGCTATAGATCTTCCCGGCCATGGAAAATCCTCTACCAATTCTAAAGATGTCAATAGAATGGAATATATGGCTGAAAAAGTTAATGAAGTTTTGGAATACTTGCATTTGGACGAAGTAGTTATTATAGGTCATTCAATGGGAGGATATGTAGCATTGGCTTTTGCAGACCAATTTAAATATAAAGTACAAGGATTGGGCTTGTTTTATTCAACTACTTTGCCGGATGATGAAGCTAAAAAAGAACAGCGTTTGAAAGCTGCTGAGGTAGTGGTCAAAAATCCTAAAGAATTTTTTCGACTGTCGATACCTAACTTATTTGCGCAAAAAGAGGTGCCAAATTTGAGTGAAGAGATACAACAGGCGGTTTCCTGGGCTGAGGAATCTTCTTTAACGGGTATATCAGCAGCGTTGAAGGGAATGAGATTAAGACAGGATCGTACAGATGTTGTCAGGGATTTAGACAAACCGGTATTAATAATTACTGGAGAGTTCGATAATGCTATAAAAAATGCCGAATTGAAAAAAAGCATTCAAGATTTTCAAAATGTCTCCTTATATGAACTTCCTACCGGCCATATGGGAATGTTAGAAGCACCCAAAGAAAGTCTGGAAATTATACAACAATGGTTGCAGGGTGTAAAATAG
- a CDS encoding OmpA/MotB family protein: MKVIKLVLLSSIGLLAMSCVSRKEFEQAKANYQSCLERNAEKDRTIATLEERNKSYDEQMNLLRRQNETLQKNLADCMATGKAGSVNIDNLIREINASNAYIKRLTEARAKNDSLNLALSNKLKRSLDNLNDTDVDVKVQKGVVFISLSDNMLYKSGSYEVLPSAENVLEKVARIINDYNDYDIQVQGYTDNDQFRNSSAGCIRDNWDLSVMRATSIVKLLQTKFGVNPARMLAGGHGEYQPKVANDTPSNKAINRRTEIVILPKLDQFMELMDIKK; this comes from the coding sequence ATGAAAGTTATTAAATTAGTATTATTGTCTTCCATCGGACTTTTAGCGATGTCTTGTGTAAGCAGGAAAGAGTTTGAACAAGCTAAAGCTAATTATCAGTCTTGTTTAGAAAGAAATGCAGAAAAAGACAGAACAATTGCTACCCTGGAAGAAAGAAATAAGTCTTATGATGAACAAATGAACTTACTGAGAAGACAGAACGAAACTTTACAGAAAAACCTTGCTGACTGTATGGCTACTGGGAAAGCAGGTTCTGTTAATATAGATAATCTGATTAGAGAAATCAATGCTTCCAATGCGTATATCAAAAGATTAACTGAAGCTCGTGCTAAAAATGATTCGCTTAACCTTGCTTTATCCAATAAGCTTAAACGTTCGCTGGATAATTTAAATGACACTGATGTAGATGTTAAAGTACAAAAAGGTGTTGTTTTTATATCTTTATCTGACAATATGCTGTATAAGTCCGGAAGCTATGAAGTACTTCCTTCTGCTGAAAATGTTCTGGAAAAAGTTGCCAGAATTATTAACGACTACAATGACTATGACATTCAGGTTCAAGGATATACTGACAATGATCAATTTAGAAATTCTTCTGCCGGATGTATAAGAGACAACTGGGACTTAAGTGTTATGAGAGCAACCTCTATTGTAAAATTGCTTCAAACCAAATTTGGTGTTAACCCTGCCAGAATGCTAGCAGGTGGTCATGGAGAATACCAACCAAAAGTAGCTAACGATACTCCTTCTAACAAAGCGATTAACAGGAGAACTGAAATTGTTATCTTGCCTAAACTGGATCAGTTTATGGAATTGATGGATATAAAAAAATAA
- a CDS encoding DUF3127 domain-containing protein: MEIAGRIKLISDIQTFDSGFKKRELVITTEEQYPQHILIELLGDRTDIINPFKVGDDVKVSINIRGREWVNPQGETKYFNSITGWRIEKLTMDSTMNSGGSSMSQQPPVSPAPTTPMQEDEDDDLPF; this comes from the coding sequence ATGGAAATAGCTGGAAGGATTAAATTAATTTCTGATATTCAGACCTTTGATAGTGGATTCAAAAAAAGAGAATTGGTTATTACAACTGAAGAACAATATCCTCAACATATTTTAATAGAATTATTGGGTGATAGAACTGATATTATCAACCCTTTCAAAGTAGGTGATGATGTAAAAGTATCGATCAATATCAGAGGTAGAGAATGGGTTAATCCGCAAGGAGAAACTAAATATTTTAACAGCATTACCGGATGGAGGATTGAAAAGTTAACAATGGATTCAACTATGAACTCAGGCGGTTCTTCCATGTCTCAACAACCACCTGTATCTCCTGCCCCAACAACTCCTATGCAGGAAGATGAAGATGACGATTTACCATTTTAA
- the aat gene encoding leucyl/phenylalanyl-tRNA--protein transferase, translating into METVYLLNEKLEFPETSLALKNGLLAIGGDLSPERVLLAYKSGIFPWFNSDEIIQWWAPDPRFILFPKEIKISKSTRRLLSKNHFRFTENLCFEKVIRHCASVKREGQDGTWITEDMIEAYIRLHRLGIAKSLEVWENTDLVGGFYGIDLVDVFCGESMFSLKSNASKCGFTYFAEKYKDQYKVIDCQIYSTYLAQLGACEISLKTFKNYLDTDRVKNLHFKE; encoded by the coding sequence ATGGAAACAGTTTACCTTCTTAATGAAAAATTAGAATTCCCTGAAACCTCATTAGCTCTGAAAAACGGTCTTCTTGCTATTGGCGGTGACCTATCCCCTGAAAGGGTATTACTAGCTTATAAATCCGGAATCTTTCCCTGGTTTAACTCCGATGAGATCATTCAATGGTGGGCTCCTGATCCCCGATTTATTCTTTTCCCAAAAGAAATCAAAATATCTAAATCTACACGGAGATTACTTTCTAAAAATCATTTTCGCTTTACAGAAAATCTTTGTTTTGAAAAAGTAATTCGCCATTGTGCTTCTGTTAAAAGAGAAGGACAGGATGGTACATGGATTACAGAAGATATGATTGAAGCTTATATCCGATTACACAGATTAGGTATTGCAAAAAGCTTGGAAGTCTGGGAAAATACTGATTTAGTCGGCGGTTTCTATGGTATTGATTTGGTTGACGTTTTTTGTGGGGAAAGTATGTTTTCATTAAAATCTAATGCCTCAAAATGTGGATTTACTTATTTTGCTGAAAAATATAAAGATCAATATAAAGTAATTGATTGTCAAATCTATTCCACCTATCTTGCTCAGCTGGGAGCCTGTGAAATATCATTAAAAACTTTTAAAAATTATCTGGATACCGACCGGGTTAAAAATTTGCATTTCAAAGAATAA
- a CDS encoding tetratricopeptide repeat protein — MSIKRNKKEVHSTTKDVLNSANEIASSGEKFLEKFAKPIGIIFGVVIIAVLGYVLYDNYVVTPKNIEASDLMVDAENLYNEGKTDQALGGKSSGISGFVDIGEEYKNTKAGKLAYLYAASTEFKNGNYQKALDLIQNFDSSDKDLKAVKYGIMGDAYAELNNTTEALNYMTQAANESSNAATAYQFNKKAGILAMSLNQNEKALEFFQTIHDKYPDVDQSGEVEAYIERLKYATGKQ, encoded by the coding sequence ATGTCAATTAAAAGAAATAAAAAAGAAGTTCACTCTACCACTAAAGATGTTTTAAACTCTGCAAATGAAATCGCATCATCCGGTGAAAAATTTCTGGAAAAGTTTGCCAAACCTATCGGAATCATTTTCGGTGTAGTTATTATTGCTGTTTTAGGTTATGTACTTTATGATAATTACGTGGTTACTCCTAAAAATATAGAAGCTTCAGATTTGATGGTTGATGCTGAAAACTTATATAATGAAGGCAAAACGGATCAAGCTTTAGGAGGTAAATCAAGTGGTATTTCCGGATTTGTTGATATCGGTGAAGAATATAAAAATACCAAAGCCGGAAAATTAGCTTATTTATATGCTGCGTCCACAGAATTTAAAAACGGAAACTATCAAAAAGCATTGGATCTTATTCAAAACTTTGATTCGTCAGACAAAGATTTGAAAGCAGTAAAATATGGTATTATGGGAGATGCTTATGCAGAATTAAATAATACAACAGAGGCTTTAAACTATATGACCCAGGCAGCTAACGAAAGCTCTAATGCTGCTACTGCTTATCAGTTTAATAAAAAAGCCGGAATTTTAGCTATGTCGTTGAATCAAAATGAAAAGGCTTTAGAATTCTTTCAAACAATACACGACAAATATCCGGATGTTGATCAGTCCGGAGAAGTTGAAGCATATATAGAACGATTAAAATACGCAACAGGAAAACAATAA
- the ribH gene encoding 6,7-dimethyl-8-ribityllumazine synthase — protein sequence MATTNLSAYDKKILPNAETFRFGIVVSDWNSEVTHNMHKGALETLLDLGAREKNVETIFVPGAVELVYGASQLCKKNNYDAIIVIGCVIRGETAHFDYVCSSVTQGVTHLNTHTDTPVVFCVLTDDHLQQSLDRSGGKLGNKGIEAAVVAVRMADLKSKI from the coding sequence ATGGCAACAACAAACTTATCCGCTTACGATAAAAAAATATTACCCAATGCCGAAACTTTTCGTTTCGGTATTGTTGTTTCTGACTGGAATTCAGAAGTAACTCATAATATGCATAAAGGTGCATTAGAGACACTTCTCGATTTAGGAGCCCGTGAAAAAAATGTAGAAACTATTTTTGTACCGGGTGCTGTAGAATTGGTGTACGGAGCCAGCCAGCTATGTAAAAAAAACAACTATGATGCTATCATTGTCATAGGGTGTGTGATTCGTGGTGAAACGGCCCATTTCGATTATGTATGTTCGAGTGTTACACAAGGAGTAACTCATTTAAATACACATACTGATACTCCAGTAGTATTTTGTGTTTTAACGGATGATCATCTTCAACAATCCTTAGACAGGAGTGGAGGAAAGCTAGGAAACAAAGGAATTGAAGCCGCAGTTGTAGCTGTACGAATGGCCGATTTGAAAAGTAAAATTTAA
- a CDS encoding DUF2306 domain-containing protein encodes MRYFANVIKILSLAVLGYYTILLLKISVQYFTFDQDVGFLRIKQDYLHIKIWKTAFYIHVFTSFISVFAGFTQFSGFLTRKYPRVHRYLGYVYIIDVLVFAAPSGLVMSFYANGGLISILAFITLSVAWWWTTYKAFILAKRRNIKSHKNYMIRSYALTLSAITLRLWKVIIFSCWDLPPMDVYRLISWLGFGINGIIAEIIIKIKK; translated from the coding sequence ATGCGTTATTTTGCAAATGTAATAAAAATATTAAGTTTAGCTGTACTCGGTTACTATACAATATTGCTACTTAAAATAAGTGTACAATATTTTACATTTGATCAGGATGTTGGGTTTTTACGTATCAAACAAGATTACTTGCATATTAAAATTTGGAAAACAGCATTTTATATTCATGTTTTTACTTCTTTTATATCGGTATTTGCCGGGTTTACTCAGTTTTCCGGTTTCCTAACAAGGAAATATCCGCGTGTTCATAGATACTTAGGTTATGTTTATATTATAGATGTGCTGGTATTTGCAGCTCCGTCAGGACTTGTGATGTCATTTTATGCAAATGGTGGTTTAATTTCCATTCTGGCATTTATAACTCTTTCGGTTGCCTGGTGGTGGACAACTTATAAAGCTTTTATACTGGCAAAAAGAAGGAACATAAAGAGCCATAAGAATTATATGATAAGGAGCTATGCATTGACTCTTTCTGCTATAACGTTACGATTATGGAAAGTAATTATATTTAGCTGTTGGGATTTACCTCCTATGGATGTATACAGACTAATTTCCTGGCTGGGTTTTGGAATTAACGGAATAATTGCTGAGATTATCATAAAAATAAAAAAATAA
- a CDS encoding YARHG domain-containing protein, producing the protein MQKYIYILIPFLILSCNKKLNEEINDKKTSAYKTNPSEKKDSIISEGITGLWFGKFDLSEKELKARKEINNLESEDRPQHLQSFTYINPSTGYWEVKPPNSLAIEIYSLNNDSSFTGRSICAGNIYEIEGKFSKLRDQSYHFQGKEIGEGNNKGTFDFKIFEGTAIGYWISDSNKKKTFGLSYINFVYDKNAGQDQLLIETNPSVSLLNSSHIENLRRHELRIIRNTIFARHGMSFTSSDLRNYFESKDWYIPHTKDVNKDLTPVEIKNIALINRYEAYAEDTFQEFGR; encoded by the coding sequence ATGCAAAAGTACATATATATTCTCATTCCGTTTCTAATTTTATCATGTAATAAAAAATTGAACGAAGAAATTAATGATAAAAAGACTTCCGCTTATAAAACAAATCCATCAGAAAAAAAAGATTCTATAATTAGTGAAGGAATCACCGGTCTTTGGTTCGGAAAATTTGATCTTTCGGAAAAAGAATTGAAAGCCCGGAAGGAAATCAATAACTTGGAGTCTGAAGATAGACCTCAACATTTGCAATCATTCACCTATATTAACCCTTCCACCGGTTATTGGGAAGTAAAACCACCAAATTCGTTAGCTATAGAAATTTATTCATTAAACAACGATAGTTCTTTTACCGGAAGATCTATTTGTGCGGGAAATATATATGAAATAGAAGGTAAATTTTCTAAATTAAGAGATCAATCCTATCATTTTCAAGGCAAGGAGATTGGAGAGGGCAATAACAAAGGAACTTTTGACTTCAAAATTTTTGAGGGTACTGCCATTGGATATTGGATATCCGATTCAAATAAAAAGAAAACTTTCGGTTTAAGTTATATAAACTTTGTATATGATAAGAATGCAGGTCAGGATCAATTACTTATAGAGACAAATCCGTCGGTATCACTATTAAATTCTTCACATATCGAAAACTTAAGGCGCCATGAGCTAAGAATAATCAGAAATACTATATTTGCACGTCACGGAATGAGTTTTACATCTTCAGACCTAAGAAATTATTTTGAAAGTAAAGATTGGTATATCCCTCACACAAAAGATGTAAACAAAGATCTTACTCCTGTAGAAATAAAAAACATAGCTTTAATTAACCGGTACGAGGCTTATGCAGAAGATACGTTTCAAGAATTCGGAAGGTAG
- the hemC gene encoding hydroxymethylbilane synthase produces the protein MDLIRIGTRNSPLAMWQALEVEQQLNKLGHTTQIIPIASLGDKNLTQPLYQMNVVGVFTRDLDIALLNNEIDIAVHSLKDVPTLLPEGIILSSVLKRDYESDILIRNPKKNLQAGNFENLYIGTGSLRRRAFWKAAYPQVKFSNIRGNVQTRLLKLETENFDGTIFSLAGIKRLDLQMDYEVLDFIIPAPAQGVVGITSLENNVPVNEILKKINHKETQQCVTAEREFLNVLEGGCTAPIGAHAKIKNDQLIFQGGIVSLDGKKKVIIQDEFSIQSYSSIGKIMANKAKELGAQDIIDEIKSYI, from the coding sequence ATGGATCTTATTCGCATAGGTACACGCAACAGCCCTTTGGCCATGTGGCAGGCTCTGGAAGTAGAACAACAATTAAATAAGTTAGGACATACTACACAGATTATTCCTATCGCTTCCTTAGGGGATAAAAATCTGACACAGCCCCTTTATCAAATGAATGTAGTAGGAGTCTTTACCAGAGATTTAGATATAGCATTGTTAAATAATGAGATTGATATTGCGGTTCACAGCTTAAAAGATGTTCCTACCCTATTGCCGGAAGGCATTATATTATCTTCTGTTTTAAAGCGCGATTATGAATCGGATATCCTTATTCGTAACCCAAAGAAAAATCTTCAGGCAGGCAACTTTGAAAATCTGTATATCGGTACAGGAAGTTTACGACGTAGGGCTTTCTGGAAAGCAGCCTATCCACAAGTAAAATTTAGTAATATCAGGGGAAATGTGCAAACCCGGTTACTTAAGTTAGAAACAGAAAACTTTGATGGAACTATATTTTCTTTAGCTGGAATTAAACGACTGGATTTACAGATGGATTATGAAGTGCTTGATTTTATAATTCCCGCTCCAGCACAGGGAGTTGTTGGGATAACATCTTTGGAAAATAATGTTCCAGTAAACGAAATTCTCAAGAAAATCAATCATAAAGAAACTCAACAATGTGTTACTGCTGAAAGAGAATTTCTGAATGTATTGGAAGGAGGATGTACTGCACCTATCGGAGCCCATGCTAAAATTAAAAATGACCAATTGATTTTCCAGGGAGGAATCGTTTCATTAGATGGAAAGAAAAAGGTAATTATTCAGGATGAATTTTCCATACAAAGCTATAGTTCTATCGGTAAAATAATGGCAAATAAAGCAAAAGAATTAGGAGCTCAAGATATAATTGATGAAATCAAGAGTTATATATAG
- the hemA gene encoding glutamyl-tRNA reductase, which produces MKRFSSDTIHRFYSVSLSYEKADTKIRGKFSFFPELVESFCEKIKQVTDTKVFILSTCNRTELYTHTSDINSVIELFCEEIGVSSEEFTSYINIYNSYDALTHFLRVSAGLESQILGDFEIISQVKTWFKRFKKYQATDAFLERLINTGIQTSKKIKSSTAISNGATSMSYAAVHYILNNCNDLSNKNITLVGTGKIGRNTCENLVKHIKEPKVTLINRTISKAKDIADSLNLNVKEYSGLKEQLNQSDIVIVATGASQPVITKKDLISENPVLLIDLSVPVNISLDLKEYDHVTLLNVDDLSRTINHTLEARNKEIPKAESIVREMQEEFILWFENRKYVPVIYAFKSDLDRIKEYQIKTLKKDQINVSQEETQLSDRIVQKITNRLADYLIKNPEKAEDTIGLFKEMFQLEVSK; this is translated from the coding sequence ATGAAAAGGTTTTCATCTGATACAATCCATCGTTTTTACAGCGTAAGTTTAAGTTACGAAAAGGCTGATACCAAAATAAGAGGAAAGTTTAGTTTTTTTCCTGAATTGGTGGAATCTTTTTGTGAAAAGATAAAACAAGTTACGGATACTAAAGTTTTTATACTTTCCACTTGTAATCGTACAGAGCTTTATACTCACACTAGCGATATAAATTCAGTGATAGAACTATTTTGTGAAGAAATTGGTGTTTCTTCTGAAGAGTTTACTTCTTATATAAACATCTACAATAGTTATGATGCCTTAACACATTTCTTAAGAGTTTCCGCAGGTTTGGAAAGCCAGATTCTAGGTGATTTTGAAATCATATCCCAGGTAAAAACATGGTTTAAAAGATTTAAGAAATATCAGGCTACGGATGCTTTTCTTGAAAGACTTATCAATACGGGGATACAAACTTCTAAAAAAATAAAAAGTTCGACAGCCATAAGCAACGGTGCTACCTCTATGTCGTATGCTGCGGTTCATTATATACTGAACAATTGCAATGATCTTTCCAATAAAAATATTACGCTGGTTGGCACGGGTAAAATTGGCAGAAATACGTGTGAAAACCTGGTAAAACATATCAAAGAACCAAAGGTAACTCTTATAAACCGGACAATTTCCAAAGCAAAAGATATTGCAGACTCTTTAAATCTTAATGTTAAAGAATACTCAGGCCTGAAAGAACAACTTAATCAATCAGATATTGTAATTGTTGCTACAGGAGCTTCTCAGCCGGTTATTACCAAAAAAGATCTGATTTCCGAAAACCCCGTTTTGCTTATTGATCTTTCTGTTCCAGTAAATATATCGTTGGATTTGAAAGAGTACGATCATGTAACTCTTTTAAATGTAGATGATTTATCACGAACTATCAATCATACATTGGAAGCTCGTAATAAAGAAATACCTAAGGCTGAAAGTATTGTAAGAGAAATGCAGGAAGAGTTTATTTTATGGTTTGAAAACCGAAAGTATGTACCTGTAATTTATGCATTTAAATCAGATTTAGACAGAATTAAGGAATATCAGATTAAAACATTAAAAAAAGATCAGATTAATGTGTCACAAGAAGAAACACAATTATCGGATCGTATTGTACAAAAAATTACTAACAGGCTTGCTGACTACTTAATTAAAAATCCTGAAAAAGCGGAGGATACCATAGGATTATTTAAAGAGATGTTTCAGTTGGAAGTCTCAAAATAA
- a CDS encoding helix-turn-helix transcriptional regulator, giving the protein MDLKNTFKSRIRENKIGKDIYLAQIDNYTIFTDTISKPVGKRFIQFYFCTKGRATFHFENKDQYLMKEGYSLLLFNSEIDIPINISLAKKSKLIIFVITLNKMEEIFTGFEDKLPFHESLTARTLYKEKLLSVPEKLIITQLENFSLDSDFENMYLSLKLHELLLHYFSVTDPITEKNKTLKDEKFLEQLQEIKELLLENITHPPTLNDLSLQFNLSEYKIKEGFKKYYGKTLSHFLLDTKMEIGKEKLDLKVKQVQEIAHDLGYENPSHFIEAFKKKYGITPKQWMMK; this is encoded by the coding sequence ATGGATTTAAAAAATACCTTTAAAAGTAGAATACGAGAGAATAAAATTGGCAAAGATATTTATCTTGCACAGATTGACAACTATACCATTTTTACCGATACCATATCCAAACCGGTGGGTAAAAGGTTCATACAATTTTATTTTTGCACCAAAGGAAGGGCTACCTTTCATTTTGAAAACAAAGATCAATATCTTATGAAAGAAGGATATTCTCTACTTCTTTTTAATTCTGAAATTGATATTCCCATAAATATTAGCCTGGCAAAAAAATCTAAATTGATCATTTTTGTTATCACCTTAAATAAAATGGAAGAAATATTTACGGGTTTCGAAGATAAATTACCTTTCCATGAATCACTAACCGCTCGAACTTTATATAAAGAAAAACTTCTCAGCGTACCTGAAAAACTAATCATTACCCAATTGGAAAATTTCTCTCTGGACTCGGATTTTGAAAATATGTATCTTTCATTAAAACTTCATGAATTATTGCTACATTATTTCTCAGTTACAGATCCAATTACTGAAAAAAACAAAACGCTTAAGGATGAAAAATTTTTAGAACAACTTCAGGAAATAAAAGAACTATTACTGGAAAATATTACACATCCGCCCACCTTAAATGACCTTTCCTTACAGTTTAATTTAAGTGAATATAAGATTAAAGAAGGCTTTAAAAAATATTATGGAAAAACTCTATCCCATTTTCTTTTAGATACTAAAATGGAAATAGGAAAGGAAAAACTGGATTTAAAAGTAAAACAGGTGCAGGAAATAGCTCACGATTTAGGCTATGAGAATCCCAGCCACTTCATTGAAGCATTTAAAAAAAAGTACGGAATTACACCCAAACAATGGATGATGAAATAA
- the nth gene encoding endonuclease III produces the protein MKQKDKVNYIITELNRLYPNPVAPLDYQNVFTLLISVLLSAQTTDKKVNEVTPALYKIAPNAFKMAELPDWEIKEYIKEIGLSNTKSKNVHNLSQILVQKYNGEVPESFEELEALPGVGHKTASVVMSQGFGHPAFPVDTHIHRLMKLWKLTKGKNVEETEKDAKRLFPKELWNKLHIQIIYYGREYSPARGWKIEKDFITRHILEN, from the coding sequence ATGAAGCAAAAAGATAAAGTAAATTATATTATAACCGAATTAAACAGACTTTACCCTAACCCTGTAGCTCCCTTAGACTACCAAAATGTTTTTACACTATTAATTTCTGTTTTGCTGTCAGCTCAAACAACGGATAAAAAAGTTAACGAGGTTACTCCTGCTCTATATAAAATTGCTCCCAATGCATTTAAAATGGCGGAATTGCCAGATTGGGAGATCAAAGAATATATAAAAGAAATAGGTTTATCCAATACCAAATCCAAAAATGTACACAATCTTTCCCAGATATTAGTTCAAAAATATAACGGTGAAGTTCCTGAAAGCTTTGAAGAGCTGGAAGCCTTACCCGGCGTGGGACACAAAACAGCCTCAGTAGTCATGAGCCAGGGCTTTGGACATCCTGCCTTTCCGGTAGATACTCATATACACCGACTCATGAAACTATGGAAGCTCACTAAAGGCAAAAATGTGGAAGAAACGGAAAAAGACGCCAAGAGATTATTTCCAAAAGAACTCTGGAATAAACTACACATTCAAATTATATATTATGGTAGAGAATATTCTCCTGCCCGCGGATGGAAAATTGAAAAAGATTTTATTACCAGACATATCTTAGAAAATTAA
- a CDS encoding DUF423 domain-containing protein → MKNIVLIFGAIYGMTSVILGAFGAHAFKKILSPDRIASFETGVKYQMYHALALLLIGFSLSFTTGLEKCAGWGMIVGTFLFSVSIYFLSFSEYWNVNLKFLGPITPLGGLFMIVGWGCLLFYFIKGR, encoded by the coding sequence ATGAAAAATATCGTACTTATCTTTGGAGCCATCTACGGAATGACTTCTGTGATTTTGGGTGCATTCGGAGCCCATGCATTTAAAAAAATATTATCTCCTGACAGGATTGCCAGTTTTGAAACCGGTGTTAAATACCAGATGTATCATGCTCTGGCACTTTTACTAATAGGCTTTTCTCTTTCTTTTACTACGGGATTGGAAAAATGCGCCGGTTGGGGAATGATTGTCGGAACCTTCTTGTTTTCCGTTAGTATTTATTTCCTGTCATTTTCAGAATACTGGAATGTAAATCTTAAATTTTTGGGGCCTATAACTCCATTGGGAGGACTTTTTATGATTGTAGGATGGGGTTGTTTATTATTTTATTTTATTAAAGGTAGATAG